ACAAGAGTCAGGGCTCCTTTTGGCTCTGTGGATGGCACCGGACCCCTGCACCGCCCCAGGGCAGACATCCAGCCTGGGGCAGCTGCCTCCCCTGTGCTGACACTGCTGTGGAGTTGTATGGGCACAGCTGGCCGTTGGGCAGAGCAGCCCTTGGGTCTGGCTCCACTTGGTCACCCTGATGAGTGCAGAGGGCAGCTGTTGGCAGAGATGTTCTACGCCTGTGGTTAGGGGGTGGGAGCCAAGCCCTGGGCATGGCATGGCAGTCCTGCTCCTTGGTGCTCTGTGTCCTGGCTCACTCCCACTTGTGCTTGAGCTCTGGGAGATGCCCATGGCAGCAGAGAAGCCTTGCTGGTGGGAAACATGTGCtcggtgctgctgctgggagggatCAATGGAGAGCGGCTCCATCTCAGCTTGTGCTGTGGTCACCTCTGCAGTGTTTGTTATCCTGTGATCCCTTCCTCTCTACACCAATAAATATCTGCCTACTGCACTGTGCTCTCCCTGCTTACTTGGGCACCTGCTCCCACATCCCCAAGAGAAGCCTCCATCAGCCACAGGGCCTCTTACCCAGAGAATTTGGTATTTGTGGTAGTGGAGCCTGGCGTGGCTCCTGCACGACATGGGACACTTGTTTCTACCACAGGCAGGGTGGTAGTACCACCTCTTGGGGCCCTGGGCGCTCACTCCAGCCCAAGCTGCAGGGGGTGCCTGGTCTGTGGGTGCAGCCGGGTGCTGAGCTGATGGTGCTGGGGAGGTGTAGCCCTCGCTGCTTATGCAGCCTTATGGGAGTGAGCTATGCTGTTATGGAGCTGCATGGCTTGTCCCCCTGCACCTGGGCTTCCTGCATGGGCCTGTCTGTGTGTGGCACTATCAGCCCTTCCATCCTTGCCCCAGCAGGGCTACAGTGTcagagcaaagcaaaaggaagccTTTGAGGTAGGGGTGGGGAGTAGTGGGGAGCGGGTGCAAGCACTTACTGGCAGGCAGACCCCCTTTCTGGGGCTGCCTGTGGCACCTGCTGCCCCATGCAAGGCTCCTGGCTCAGTGTGGTGCCAGCTGTGACCCAGGTCAGCTCTGCCCACAGGCAGGGCATCCCTAGCTAAGCATTGCAGTGCTGCACTGCGGAAGGAGACTGCCAGAGCCTGGTGCCATATCAagaacagatttatttaaaaagtgacaATCATGTAGTTCATCTTGTGAAGAGCTCTGCGGCACTAGCAGCCTGGCCTCAGCCCCTGTGCTCGCCAGGAGCATGTGGAGTGTGTAATGAatggcagggaggcaggggctggcacagcagcagccacagggtCCCAGGCCTGAGCCAGCCAAGAGGTGACGGAGACAAATGCAGCTCCGACAGCAGTGAGGAAGATGTCGGGTAGCTGAGAAATGCCTGAGGAATATCCCAGCCCGTGGTACAGAGCTGCTGAGTCAGGCAGGGGTGGCCCCCTTGGAGGATGCACAgttagaaaaaatacaaaaacaaggTCTCTAGAAAATGTTGATTCTTGCACAATAGAAAATAGATCTGCCTGATTTTGGAAAGCAATTTGGTTTTTAACATCTAGTGCTGATTGTTCCCCCGCAGTGCAGGAGGGCGATGCCGGTGGCTGTGCACGCGCTCGGGGGCTGGTGTGCCTGGAGATCCTGGGAGAAGGCTCGCTCCTGCCCCGCGACCGCATGCAGGCCAAGGTCAGGCCTTCTTCACGTCGTTGTGGTGCTCTTGCCGCAGCGCTCGGGGCAGCTTGGGGTTGATGAAGAATCCTTTCAAGAACAAGTCTCGGACGAAATACGGCAGGTAGCGGTGTATGAAATACATGAGCCCAAGGCCCTGCCCTGGGTAGTAGCGCACAGCTGGGTTGGCAGCCAGGAGCCCGTCCGTGATGCTGTTCACCACTGCGCTGAGGTCCTCCACCGCCACCTTCATGAACTGGATGAACTGGCGGTTGATCTCCTCCACGTAGTCCTCGCCATAGGCCTGCAGCAGCTCTCGGGGCAGGCTGGCCACCAGCCGCTGCTTCTGCAGGTTCCAGAAGGCAGGGTCGCACGTCGTCCCTGCAAGGACGTGGGCCCCCATGAGCTGTATGgtcccccctcctccagcccccctgGCATGGGTGCCAGCAGGCCCCAGTCTGCTCCCAGCCTCCTGGGAAAGTCCTGCTGAAATCCTGGCAAAGATATGCCATGAGGGAAGCACGGTGGTAGCACCGTGGTGGCTCTTGGTGTTGTGGGACTGGGCCAGCAGTCTTGAACCCTGCCTACAAGGGGGACAGTGCTACCATAAACATGGTTGAGCTGGTTCAGCCAGCTGTGGTAGCAGAACTGCTGGCAGGGCTTGATCCTGACCCTACCTCACACCAACTGGAGCCCAAAAGCCACAGGAGGGCCACCGTCCCcagggaggtggctggggaTGCTCAGAGGTTGCATCCTGCACCACCAGCTGCTCCTGCTATTGCTCCATCTTCTGCCTCCCCGAGTTACCTGCCTTTTGCCTGTGGGCGCAGGTAGCAAGTGGGCACTGACCCTCTTACCTGTTTTGTAGTAGCCAGGCAGGACGAGGCTGACTTTGACCCCCCAGGGCTGGAGCTCGCTGCGGAAGGTGTCCATGAGCAGGCTGAGGGCTGCCTTCGAGGCCCCGTAGGCTGCCAGGCAGGGGAAGGGTAGGTCACCTTGCAGGAGCAAAAGGATGAATGAGCGAGCTCTCAGGCAGCTGTCTATGTGGttgggggcaggcagggaccagGAGGGCTTGCGTAGGGCCACACTCCTGGCCCCTGCACAAGGccttaggttttgttttgctgagaaaGCAACTGGAATTTGCTTCAAATAAGTGTTTTAATgggggggaagtgggggggatggggggtggggaagaggaagCTGGTTTTCCCTCCCCGGCCAGTCAAAGCTTGGGGTTGTCATCTCCAATGTAGGCGtctggcagctgggctggggttGCCCACACTGCCTGCCACCAGGCTGCCTGTCTCTAGGATGCACAAAGAGCCCCATGGCTCCCCATTTCTGGGTGCCCGCTTCGGGGCTCAGTGATGCCACCGGGTTGCTGGTGCCAGCCTGATgcaggctggctggggaggtggAGGTGCCCGGGGCGGGTGGGAGCCGTGCTGCACCATGGGGATGCCCGACCCGCACCCAGGCTGGGGGTGCCAGGGGTCTGGCGGGCCATGCCGAAGGCAGGCTGCTCACCTGCGGGGCTGCTCACCTGCGGGGCTGCTCACGGTGACAATGCGGCCGCTGGTGGAGCGGAGCAGGGGCAGCAGCCCCTTGGTGAGCTCCAGCGAACCGAAGAAGTTCACCTCCATGCAGGTGCGAAACTTGCCCAGCGGCGAGAGCTCGGCATCGGCAATGGTGTCATTGAAGCCAGCGTTGTTCACCAGTCCCCAGAGCCCTGCAGGGATGGGATGCTCAAAGAGGCAACCCGAATGGgtgacaccccccaccccaccctgggGATCCCAGCTACTCCCCAGCTCATGGGGGTCCTGCAGGGGAATTGTTGGGTGCCCTAGGACAAGCCCCATTACCAGAGGCTGTTGACACAGGTGCACTGCCACGCTGGCTGCAGGCTGAGGTCCCGGGAAGCCGCATGgggtccccggggagggggtgtACCAAGGGCTCCTACCTGTGCTGTTGGTGTGGGCCTGGACGTGCTGCAGGACGCGCTGGATGTCCTCCGGCTTGGTCAGGTCCATCTGCAGCAGCGTCAGACTCGGCGAGCAGCTCCTGCGCAGCTCCTGGGCGCCGGGACCCTGCGGGTCCAGCACGCTGGCAAACACCCGAAAGCCCATGGCGTCCAAGTGCCGTGCCGTCGCCTGCCCGAAGCCTGAGTCACAGCCTGCAAG
This genomic interval from Buteo buteo chromosome 11, bButBut1.hap1.1, whole genome shotgun sequence contains the following:
- the HSD11B2 gene encoding 11-beta-hydroxysteroid dehydrogenase type 2, whose translation is MEAGLERWAYGALWAALAGSLALRAARRALGPGRGLVLPLALLAGLQSLCRACLPLPLGLALAAAAACLLLWRASPRRLLPVAGRAVLVTGCDSGFGQATARHLDAMGFRVFASVLDPQGPGAQELRRSCSPSLTLLQMDLTKPEDIQRVLQHVQAHTNSTGLWGLVNNAGFNDTIADAELSPLGKFRTCMEVNFFGSLELTKGLLPLLRSTSGRIVTVSSPAGDLPFPCLAAYGASKAALSLLMDTFRSELQPWGVKVSLVLPGYYKTGTTCDPAFWNLQKQRLVASLPRELLQAYGEDYVEEINRQFIQFMKVAVEDLSAVVNSITDGLLAANPAVRYYPGQGLGLMYFIHRYLPYFVRDLFLKGFFINPKLPRALRQEHHNDVKKA